The following are from one region of the Halogeometricum sp. S3BR5-2 genome:
- a CDS encoding bis(5'-nucleosyl)-tetraphosphatase, producing MPVQAVSAGAILFRDTRGRREYLLLKSRPGDWEFPKGGVEGKEELQQTAIREVKEEAGIEEFRLVDGFREDYDYVFEANGKTIHKTVHLFIARSFEASAELSTEHRDLQWRDYEQALNTITQDGPRDILKKAHKYLDDVVSDGDGDDDEEGERQYLA from the coding sequence ATGCCAGTGCAAGCGGTGAGCGCTGGAGCCATCCTCTTCCGCGACACCCGCGGCCGAAGGGAGTACTTGCTCCTGAAGAGCCGACCGGGGGACTGGGAGTTCCCCAAAGGCGGGGTCGAAGGGAAAGAGGAACTCCAGCAGACTGCCATCCGTGAGGTCAAAGAGGAGGCGGGCATCGAAGAGTTCCGCCTCGTCGACGGCTTCCGCGAGGATTACGACTACGTGTTCGAGGCGAACGGCAAGACCATCCACAAGACGGTGCACCTGTTCATCGCCCGGTCGTTCGAGGCCAGCGCCGAACTGTCGACCGAGCACCGCGACCTTCAGTGGCGCGACTACGAACAGGCGCTCAACACCATCACGCAGGACGGGCCGCGCGACATCCTGAAGAAGGCCCACAAGTACCTCGACGACGTCGTCAGCGACGGCGACGGCGACGACGACGAGGAGGGCGAGCGCCAGTACCTCGCCTGA
- a CDS encoding DUF5787 family protein encodes MYPGDAEFGFELLVCRWAEEAWPPDGGGEDDSAVLVARQLGTKRRRWDTVVVECDPAGLAARARFGDGELDSDLLHVVLHAPEEWAWYRDALPHPGYPWRYVRAAVHRAAGRGVVEKRRRGNRIEIRRVAPYPDWVRRIVAVENKPDLDASAARALSDQLSRDVDDALADEVWVATGATGNRVEPALLEDVPVEVGILAFSFDADAPGDDWADASVEWHPSDVTPADAQTDEERRTTRLELAERAYGSGWRSYHDTMRPDCRHFELRRFGRALAPHCAAKGRSQTAAECAGSCPEFEPEPPVWRTRGWPVEGGPGKGIKRLLDDRRARVRAREAAGEGE; translated from the coding sequence GTGTACCCCGGAGACGCCGAGTTCGGGTTCGAGTTGCTCGTCTGTCGGTGGGCCGAGGAGGCGTGGCCGCCCGACGGTGGAGGGGAGGACGACTCCGCCGTCCTCGTCGCCCGGCAACTCGGCACCAAGCGGCGGCGCTGGGACACCGTCGTCGTCGAGTGCGACCCGGCCGGACTGGCCGCCCGCGCGCGCTTCGGCGACGGGGAACTCGACTCGGACCTCCTGCACGTCGTACTTCACGCCCCGGAGGAGTGGGCGTGGTACCGCGACGCCCTGCCGCACCCCGGCTACCCGTGGCGTTACGTCCGCGCCGCCGTCCACCGCGCGGCCGGGCGCGGCGTCGTCGAGAAGCGCCGGCGCGGCAACCGAATCGAGATTCGCCGCGTCGCGCCGTACCCCGACTGGGTGCGGCGCATCGTCGCGGTGGAGAACAAACCCGACCTCGACGCCTCGGCGGCGCGCGCCCTCTCGGACCAACTCTCCCGCGACGTCGACGACGCCCTCGCCGACGAGGTGTGGGTGGCGACGGGGGCCACCGGAAATCGGGTCGAACCCGCCCTCCTCGAAGACGTGCCCGTCGAAGTCGGCATCCTCGCGTTCTCGTTCGACGCCGACGCCCCCGGCGACGACTGGGCCGACGCCTCGGTCGAGTGGCACCCGAGCGACGTGACGCCGGCGGACGCGCAGACGGACGAGGAGCGACGGACGACCCGCCTCGAACTCGCCGAACGCGCCTACGGGTCCGGGTGGCGCTCCTACCACGACACGATGCGCCCCGACTGCCGGCACTTCGAACTCCGGCGGTTCGGCCGCGCCCTCGCGCCGCACTGCGCGGCGAAGGGCCGGTCGCAGACGGCCGCCGAGTGCGCCGGGTCCTGCCCCGAGTTCGAACCGGAACCCCCCGTCTGGCGCACCCGCGGGTGGCCCGTCGAGGGCGGGCCGGGCAAGGGAATCAAGCGCCTCCTCGACGACCGGCGCGCGCGTGTCAGGGCGCGCGAGGCCGCCGGGGAGGGAGAGTGA
- a CDS encoding DUF5797 family protein, which yields MTLSDEAKERLADVVRLQPTKNKELQDRWGLESGSEVHQYLEGELKEYYYRDDNSLIRATAEAAELVDVEPGVEGGDAEEGVPSVIRVPALEARVFEVLAGPDERSESVVSVLNKVREAYGEDDDPEVDEVRRALQSLRRKGVVEVVYRTVPTFRLAVERGEVDVEVTD from the coding sequence ATGACCCTCTCTGATGAGGCGAAGGAGCGGTTGGCGGACGTGGTCCGTCTCCAACCGACGAAGAACAAGGAGTTGCAAGACCGCTGGGGGTTGGAGTCCGGCAGCGAGGTGCACCAGTACCTCGAGGGCGAACTGAAGGAGTACTACTACCGCGACGACAACAGCCTCATCCGCGCGACGGCCGAGGCCGCGGAACTGGTGGACGTCGAACCCGGCGTCGAGGGCGGCGACGCCGAGGAGGGAGTGCCGTCGGTCATCCGCGTTCCCGCCCTCGAAGCGCGCGTGTTCGAGGTGCTGGCCGGCCCGGACGAACGCTCCGAGAGCGTCGTCAGCGTGCTGAACAAGGTGCGCGAGGCGTACGGCGAGGACGACGACCCGGAGGTCGACGAAGTCCGCCGCGCCCTCCAGAGCCTCCGCCGGAAGGGCGTCGTCGAAGTCGTCTACCGGACGGTTCCGACGTTCCGCCTCGCCGTCGAACGCGGCGAGGTGGACGTGGAAGTCACCGACTGA
- a CDS encoding enoyl-CoA hydratase/isomerase family protein: protein MSWDTIRLDWDGDVATLVVDRPDRMNALNADALDAIEEAVEEARDAEARCLVVTGEGEEAFVAGADIGHMKDLGTVEAQAYAEQGHRIAAAVESFPAPTIAAINGYAFGGGCELALACDMRVASERALLGQTEIDLGIIPGWGGTQRLPALVGDETARRMIFFGERVDATDAYQRGLVGEVVAHDELREHVAEMAAELAEKPRFALRAAKEAMNAVHEAPRATGLDLEARAWSGLFGTHDQREGMDAFLDKRDAEFE, encoded by the coding sequence ATGTCGTGGGACACCATCAGACTCGACTGGGACGGCGACGTGGCGACGCTCGTCGTCGACAGGCCCGACCGGATGAACGCCCTGAACGCCGACGCGTTGGACGCCATCGAGGAGGCCGTCGAGGAGGCGCGCGACGCGGAGGCGCGGTGTCTCGTCGTCACCGGCGAGGGCGAGGAGGCGTTCGTCGCCGGCGCCGACATCGGCCACATGAAGGACCTCGGAACGGTCGAAGCGCAGGCGTACGCCGAGCAGGGTCACCGCATCGCCGCCGCCGTCGAGTCGTTCCCGGCGCCGACCATCGCCGCGATAAACGGCTACGCCTTCGGCGGCGGGTGCGAACTCGCCCTCGCCTGCGACATGCGGGTCGCCTCCGAACGCGCCCTCCTCGGCCAGACGGAGATAGACCTCGGCATCATTCCCGGATGGGGCGGCACGCAGCGTCTCCCCGCCCTGGTCGGCGACGAGACGGCCCGGCGGATGATATTCTTCGGCGAACGCGTCGACGCGACGGACGCCTACCAGCGCGGACTCGTCGGCGAAGTCGTGGCACACGACGAACTCAGAGAACACGTCGCGGAGATGGCGGCCGAACTCGCCGAGAAACCGCGGTTCGCCCTCCGCGCCGCCAAGGAGGCGATGAACGCCGTCCACGAGGCGCCGCGCGCGACCGGTCTCGACCTGGAGGCGCGGGCGTGGAGCGGACTGTTCGGCACCCACGACCAGCGGGAGGGGATGGACGCCTTCCTCGACAAGCGCGACGCCGAGTTCGAGTGA